A single genomic interval of Seriola aureovittata isolate HTS-2021-v1 ecotype China chromosome 10, ASM2101889v1, whole genome shotgun sequence harbors:
- the c10h11orf58 gene encoding small acidic protein: MSSPEDRHGTKRPASPSQDGSTQWASADLGSNERKQKFLRLMGAGKKEPTGRLVIGDHKSTSHFRSGQEDKKINEQLEMQYQQGMDGKLSGRNRRHCGLGFSEPEPEPELFPAPTVDSQTKETEPEKSTSGKEGEEPTDAQDKGCDPITKEQTSDQAKPSSDSKSGERKQEYKMAFVKSA; the protein is encoded by the exons ATGAGTTCTCCAGAGGACAGGCATGGGACAAAACGACCCGCATCTCCAAGTCAA GATGGATCTACTCAGTGGGCATCAGCTGATCTGGGAAGtaatgaaaggaaacaaaagttTTTACGGTTGATGGGTGCTGGCAAG AAAGAACCCACGGGACGCCTTGTCATTGGCGACCACAAGTCGACATCCCACTTCCGTAGTG GGCAGGAAGATAAGAAGATCAATGAGCAGCTGGAGATGCAGTACCAGCAGGGCATGGATGGGAAGCTGTCAGGCCGCAACCGGAGGCACTGTGGCCTGGGCTTCAGCGAG CCTGAGCCGGAGCCAGAGTTGTTTCCCGCTCCAACAGTGGACAGTCAGACAAAAGAAACTGAGCCAGAGAAGTCCACCAGTGGCAAAGAAGGTGAAGAACCAACAGATGCCCAGGACAAAGGCTGCGATCCCATCACTAAGGAACAGACCTCAGACCAGGCCAAGCCCAGCTCTGACAGTAAGAGCGGAGAGCGGAAACAAGAATACAAAATGGCCTTTGTGAAGTCAGCGTAG